A segment of the Trifolium pratense cultivar HEN17-A07 linkage group LG7, ARS_RC_1.1, whole genome shotgun sequence genome:
ccttgcatatataatacaatgttctTACCAACTGGACTATGTTCACGAGACCAAAATATTTATATTCTAATCAAACAAAATAatcttaataatataaaaaataatcataattttaatatattattttagagACTTACTACCATTTTTTTAAGAAGGCCCTAAAAAATGGAGGCCCGGCCCGATAGCACATCTTGACGATGGTTtttctcccgacccccctcatttcttttctaccccctgaatttccgtttttgcccttggggggtacttcggtttatacgaaccgaatttttttgtcatgctaaaaaatttcggtttatataaaccgaaatattgtgttccaaatttttttttcagctttcttgcataaattctgcatgagaccctcaacttccacaatttatttgaaatactaaacaatgtccgatttgagtaaacgaccactcgttggaaagcttagggtgtcaagaatacaaatataatttttgttttgagggttaactatccaattggttcagtttgaccaaataatgggtactggtacagaaacagagcataaacttttctcaaacttgtaggtagattttctcatactatacttaattaaatttaaaaattccggtgtcaatcttgtattaaattttgtcttctttacgctggattaaaaataattagcatacgacctatattcagggagatatgctaaatttaccacaggtagctctacacgaattttcacataaattttccttctttttgggggtatatgttatttcggtttatataaaccgaattttttttccatgtttaaaaacttcggtttatataaatcaaagtttgttggcaaaaaaatttcataccgCAAGgagcaaaatgagatttttgggaatagaaaagaaatgagaggGTCGGGAGAGAAGAGTTCCATCTTGACACCATAATGGCCGGGCCTGTGACTTATTCAAGAGATTAAATTTGGATACTCTTgattaaaaacttaattttgaACTTAATCTAAATATTTAAGCATGTCAAAAACTTACTTTGATAATTACTTTAAAACAGTCTTAAACGTATCTACGTATTCAGATTCAAGAATCTATAAAACGGGGccgaaataattaaatactaaataaattataattataatagtatgtaccaaaaaaaataaattataattataataatacttAAATAcactcaataaaaaatatattacatggttctccaaaaaaaatacatcacattATTTATCTAAATATTACACGTCGTTCTTGCTCccatatcataaaattcattaaaaattgaatttgtatcaAACTTTTCAGCAATTCTTCTCTCGATGTAAGTAATCACACAATTAAGTATATATTCATTTTCCATCTTGTTTCTCAgcctatttttcacaatcttcataaCAGAAAATTATCTCCCACTTATAGCAGTTAAAACAGGAAGATTCAATATCAAACGAATTTAAATCAAATTCTTCTTTATCTTCACAAATCCTTAACAGAGCTTAGACTAATAtggcaaaaatatatgtctttaagggaccaatccggacattttttttctttaagggaccaatccagacttttttttctttaagggaccattgtaaaacctaaaatgtctttaagggaccaatagactaattaagccttcttttaactatatataaacaattttaaatgtcAATTTTAGATTAGACGATCGAGTAATCGCATGACCGTTTGCGGTATTATAAAGCGTAGTGCCCATCAAAGTGCTTTAAGATATTTGTTTGTTAAATAATAAATGTACAATAATTTAGTTCACATTTTATAGGTAGGAGTCGGAGTTCAAACTCCGAATGCTCATCTTATTTACCTTAATAATGAAATTCTAGCTACTAAGCTATTTCGtccggtcttttttataaggaacactttgagaagaaaaaaaatgtttttttataagaaactttgaccaattttcaaatattttaaaggtttaatttcatttatgcccttatttattatgaaatataatattaaaaataagtaagttagttgaattaagagtaattaaataagagtatacatgaaataaatttaaatttataagagtattaagtGGAAATAACTATTTACAATGTGATTCCTTaatatgtgtaattttttcaaagtgttccttataaaaaaaagaccGGAAGGAGTActaaacaaaaaataagtaataatagcgcaattttttttttctattttaaatgtttttaaataattttttttggttatgttGCCTAATTAATGGCTAGACTCACACCTTATTTATGAAGAAGTAGAAAATCCGAGTTTCAAACCTTGGTCAATAATGTCACAACCGCTCCAGTggcaaattaaaatatgatataaggTGTGACAGGCCACATTTTTATAAGGTACGCTAGTTAAGTGTAAATTGAGTTCGCACTCTAAATAGCGAACTGTGTTTCAGTTTGCACTCTGCATAGCGAGTGACAATATCTTATACTCACACTTGACATCTGCACCCCCTAGATGAAAAaaagagttcgctttctagCAAACTGCAAACCGAGTTCGTTTTCTAGATAGTAAACCGCAaactgagttcgctttctagaatgcgaactctcttttttcatgattttttttttcatctaagGGGCATAGACgtttgagttaaaaatattgtcactcgctACTTATAGGGCGAAAAGTGCTCGCATCTTAGAAGACCACGGGGTTAGTTTGATAATTTCAAGAGTGTGTAAAGAATTTCAGGGGACGCGAAAAGCAAATCTCTTGTTTCTATCCATAGTTTTTTTCCTTTGGCTTTGCCCTGTTtgcttaccaaaaaaatatatattaatgtgGTGTTTCCTATTTTCTATTATACCATTTACTTCTCTTTTTCTAATTCTTTTAATGAATgctaattttgtaaaataatccATAAagttttgttgttaaaaaaaaaaagtggaggGGGCATAATccaaagaaatacaaaataagaGGGTTAAAATTccagattttaaaataggggtaaaactgcatttaaacaaaaaaaaattgtaatgtttgataaaattagtggTTAAAGTAACTTATagtaagtatgaaatgacataaaaaatatatgtttaattaatatttaatttattttcgaATAAGATGGaaaggataaaattgaaagaaaaaattataagctcataagttacttgaaataacatttaaaaaataagttataagctaataaaataaactataagatCTTCCTAAAAAATGTTTACCAACCATAGCTTTTCTTGACCATATTTGCTTATAAACTactcctccgtcccaaaatataatggaaaattagtcaaaaaaagttgatgtatttgattaaatatttggattagatacatcaactttaatAGACTAATTTtgccttatattttgggacgaaaaaagtaattataaactaaaaatttgGTCTTCACAAACAGAGCCTCATATAATATGCAGAAATCCGAATGCAAACCATACAATACAACAACCATTTATTCCTTAAAATTTAatctacttgaaaaaaaaaaattataatttttttttaatagagttTGGGACGATGTAGCTAGGTGGTTGTTGGTTTGGATGTTTGAATAAATAAACATCTTCTCGGCAACCAAACAGGACTTGTCCTCCCTCCGAGGTTTACGATTTATTAACAAACCTCTAATCCCGTCCTCATTCATCCAATGCCATTTTCATTTTACATACATACGCACTGTACACCGAGAGAAGATGAAAAATCCAATTTATTTGCGTCACATTCAAACTTCAATTCGAATCTTCTTACACATGAGAACCATCAATTTCATCACAGAGTGGAAAGCTTAGctgtaatcattttttttattactttaatttctttttcatgttcatcatttttagtttaagttttaatatatttgtCCTTTTTGCATAAATTCTGACAGGGGAGTTTTTAAAGTGCAATTGTTGAAAAATACTTTTGGCATTATTTAATTGAAATCTTCCACTATCAATGGCTTGTATCAGAAGCTAGCTAAGGAGATTGATATGTGAGTCAATTTTTGACTTTATTCCCTAAACTTATCATATTTAATACAGCAAAACTTCAGATTGTGGTTTCTAATTGAAGAACGTTTTCATTTTTCAGCGTAAACCAGTTatcgcgcaactgcagagattaATCTCTCAAATCTTGTAGAACTCAAATTGACCTAAGAGTTTTAAAGTTGTTGCATGCTCAATCCAGAGTTTTAACTCTCTTAAGAGTTCTCTCGAACCTTGATTAAGCTAGAATAGACATACACCATCTCATCTAAGCGTTGTTGGATATTGGGTATTGAAGAATGTTTTCTTGTTCTTGTACAAAATGAATTATagtaatgaattttttttttatttgtcacaTGTTACGTACTGAAAATATGTATTCTTATACACCATACATTATACTAATGGAATCCTCAAAAGTAAACCACTTGTTCATTTTGTTCAGTCAAATatgttttatattgttttttttatttgtagtgACTTTTTGGTCTGAGCTTTATTGAGGTTTAAGGATTTGATTActggtttttttaatttatttatctgtTATAAAGGTACATGATAAATGAGAATTTTGTATCTATGCTTTGGTAATTAAGTGAAGCACGTACCTAAGGTCTTAAACCATTACTTTCACTGTTCATTGGAAAATATTTCACAATCAATTTGTCATAATATGAACATGATTATGATATATTTTCTCTATTATACACTCAATAATCACATTAGACATAAATGTCTTCATCCCagatacttttgtttttctattaAATTGTTGGTCTCTAGATTTGACAAAGGAAACTTACACATATTAAATGAATGGATTTAATTTTTCTGTCTCTCGTTTTCAAACTTCATGACTTTGTGATTTTCAAAGTCAAAGGAACACATTGCTGGATTGATTGTCATGTTTTTATTGTTTGCTAGTCTTCTTGTGTTATGCTATAACCAAATTGGTCGATGACCACATGACTTAAGAAAATTCCATGGTTATTGTTTGGTTGTGATTGAAAGTTATGCATTGAAATTAAAATGGTTAAGTTTGACAAGTATATTATTCGTTTCACATATTAATTTGATAAGTTTTCAATTTCAGCTTGAGAAGATTGACTCAAAGATAAAGTCATTGCAGCTATATAATCTAATAGCTTCTCATAAGAAGACATTGCATATTGAACCAGTTAGGCAGTGACCATTCAAATCTTTCTGTTCAGGTTAGATGAATTTTTCACAATTATTTCTCTATATAGGGAACTATTTAAGCAAATTATACGTTTTCTAACCTGGTCTGGGCCCGTTACATGTAAATAGTTAGAAATTTCAATAATGAACATTGTTTTTTAGAAGTAGAACCTCGCGGCAGCGACATATATTTGATCGGTGTCAGTTGgacaaaaacaactaaaaacaaAGATGCATGCTGAAAATTCAACTGATATTACAACATTGTCTTTGTCGAACTGACACCGATAATGTGTGGTGGACAAGGAGGACCAAGAGTTTCAAGTAGTTTTTGATTACTGGTTCACCGTCTACCGTAGAATCAGCCTCTATTTTATCATTAATCTAGTATATCTCAAATTTTCTATATCATAATTCTGATTATCTTCATTCATGAAAATCTAGTTGAGGTGTGTGCAACTTGATAGAATTGAAAGCAATATTTATGAACCATACTATATAGTTATTTAATGTTGCAGCTAGACTTTATTGCCATAACTGGTTCTGACTTTTCTCTTATAAATATAACAGAGTGAAGGTCACTGTTGATATCTTCAATGGATTCACCAACTGATAAAGATATGGAAAAAAAGATGGATGAGGGAAACTTGTCACCTTCATATGATCAACCACCATATGCATACAAAGTTGCAATTCCTCCAAAACAGAACTTATTCAAGGAATTTCAATACACTGTAAAAGAAACATTATTTGCTGATGATCCTCTAAGATCTTTCAAAGACCAAACTAAATCAAGAAAGTTACTCCTTGGTATTGAGTTCATATTTCCTATACTTAATTGGGGGAGAAGTTATAATCTTAAAAAATTTAGGGGAGATATTATAGCTGGTCTCACTATTGCAAGTCTTTGCATACCTCAggtaaatttaatttatgatactaatacaaaattataattcatatgATTATTTGTTACATGTTTGATGTTCTAATACTTGGTTTGaaaaataggatattggatattccaagcTTGCACATTTGGCTCCACAGTATGGACTGTGTAAGACTCTTGTATCccaagttattttttattttatagatttttGGATGTTGAACTgaaattttgttactttttgTTTACCCTTTTACAGATTCAAGCTTTGTTCCACCATTGATTTATGCTTTCATGGGTAGTTCTCGCGATATAGCAATAGGACCAGTGGCAGTGGTTTCTCTCTTGTTGGGGACATTGCTTAGTAATGAGATTGATCCTGTTACACATGCAGCAGAATATCAAAGACTTGCTTTTACAGCCACATTTTTTGCTGGGATTACACAAGCAACACTCGGGGTTTTTAGGTATATcctatgaagcaccgacacagACACCGGATATACATGTATTATACCAGCTATTGCTAATGTTACACTACTTGATATACCATGATGTTCTTATAGTTGGATTggttcttgtgtttttttttcttcgaaaAAACAGGTTAGGTTTCTTGATTGATTTTCTATCCCATGCTGCTATTGTTGGTTTTATGGGGGGTGCTGCTATCACTATTGCCCTTCAACAGCTAAAAGGTTTTCTCGGcattaaaactaaaaatttcacAACAAAAACAGATATTGTTAATGTGTTGCGTGCAGTATTCTCATCAGCCGAACATGGAGTATGCTCttgctctctttctctctcaataTGCACAAACAAGTTATTaactaaataagaaaaatgaaacatGAACTGGCAGTGTAAACTAATCTCAAGATGTCCTTGcctaatattaaaaatttctaACCAGTTGTGTATGTTTGTAAGTGCAAAATTTATTGATGATCTAATATTTAACATCTTGCAGTGGAACTGGCAAACAATATTAATCGGAGCTAGCTTTTTGAGTTTTCTTCTGGTCGCCAAATTTATTGTATGAAATTAAACTCCCTATTTCATATTACTATTACTCCTTAAATAGTTAGAACTATAAAGTTTTTTCTAACTATTTCATGTTGTGTTGATTAGGGAAAGAAGAACAAGAAACTCTTCTGGGTGCCAGCGATTGCGCCATTGATATCCGTTGTGTTGTCCactttttttgtattcataacACGTGCAGATAAGCAAGGAGTCGAAATTGTAAGTATATGTACTATTTCCATTCACATTCTGATTAATATACTGCAGAATGTGACTGTAGTCACATATAATCTTAACTACCGCAGAACTAAAGTTTTTGACCATTGATATGTGAAGGTAAATCACATAGAGAAAGGGATCAACCCTTCATCtgttcataaaatttattttaccgGTGACTACCTTGGGAAAGGTTTTAAAATCGGCGTCACGGCAGGCATGATAGCACTAACTGTAAGTAAAATTAATACTAGTACCTATTTTGATGAGTAGTTCTTCGA
Coding sequences within it:
- the LOC123896947 gene encoding sulfate transporter 1.3-like, encoding MDSPTDKDMEKKMDEGNLSPSYDQPPYAYKVAIPPKQNLFKEFQYTVKETLFADDPLRSFKDQTKSRKLLLGIEFIFPILNWGRSYNLKKFRGDIIAGLTIASLCIPQDIGYSKLAHLAPQYGLYSSFVPPLIYAFMGSSRDIAIGPVAVVSLLLGTLLSNEIDPVTHAAEYQRLAFTATFFAGITQATLGVFRLGFLIDFLSHAAIVGFMGGAAITIALQQLKGFLGIKTKNFTTKTDIVNVLRAVFSSAEHGWNWQTILIGASFLSFLLVAKFIGKKNKKLFWVPAIAPLISVVLSTFFVFITRADKQGVEIVNHIEKGINPSSVHKIYFTGDYLGKGFKIGVTAGMIALTEAIAIGRTFASMKDYQLDGNREMVALGTMNVVGSMTSCYVATGSFSRSAVNYMAGCQTAVSNIVMSAVVFLTLEFITPLFKYTPNAILASIIISAVISLVDYQAAILIWKIDKFDFVACMGAFFGVVFISVEIGLLIAVSISFAKILLQVTRPRTAILGKIPRTTVYRNIQQYPEASKVPGVMIVRVDSAIYFSNSNYVKERILRWLTDEEAVKGDYHTRIQFLIVEMSPVTDIDTSGIQAFEELHKSLEKRGVQLVLANPGSAVTDKLYTSNFANIIGEDKIFLTVAEAVAYCSPKLDVNP